A single window of Lutzomyia longipalpis isolate SR_M1_2022 chromosome 1, ASM2433408v1 DNA harbors:
- the LOC129786620 gene encoding protein KRTCAP2 homolog encodes MAVPTVVSLMLSSVACVLIFSGMQIYKPFLASTKATTLLGGFVGSWLFILSLTAISNLEALLMGRGFQAKLFPEVAFCLASALIASGMVHRVCATTCIIFSLVALYYINRISQKVHNSTMTNTAEAVHSKKKKK; translated from the exons ATGG cgGTTCCCACTGTTGTGTCATTGATGCTGTCCTCTGTGGCGTGTGTCTTGATATTTTCTGGAATGCAAATCTATAAACCCTTCCTGGCTTCCACGAAAGCCACGACCCTCCTGGGTGGATTCGTTGGATCCTGGCTCTTCATTCTCTCCCTCACAGCCATATCAAACCTAGAAGCTCTTCTCATGGGTCGTGGATTCCAAGCAAAACTCTTCCCCGAAGTAGCATTCTGCCTGGCAAGTGCCCTGATTGCATCCGGAATGGTTCACAGGGTGTGTGCTACAACATG CATAATCTTTTCACTTGTGGCACTTTACTACATCAATAGAATTTCACAGAAAGTGCACAATTCCACCATGACGAATACAGCGGAAGCAGTTCAttccaagaagaagaaaaagtaa
- the LOC129786532 gene encoding dihydropyrimidinase isoform X2, translated as MAAAPVKKVPIHLQSSQNRLYIKRGQVVNHDQIFSADVYVEDGVIKYVGPSGDFVVPGGCRVIDAAGRLVIPGGIDPHTHLQAPFGGTVAVDDFYQGTKAAVAGGTTTIIDFVLPNKGESLLEAYDRWRSWADPKVCCDYGLHVAVTWWAPSVAEEMRILCEERGVNSFKVFMAYKGLYQLSDPELYEVFEVCRELGAVAQVHAENGDIIAKNVEKLLGSGVTGPEGHELSRQEEVEAEATYRACVIAHQAKSAVYVTRVSSKLAAESICRARHQGVTVFAETLARSVGVSLHGMKTASLLYYATSPPIRQDPETPRQLMRHLASDDLQTTGSDNCTFNKEQKEVGKGDFSKIPNGVNGVEDRMSVVWEKGVNMGLIDPKRFVAVTSTNAAKIFNLYPRKGRIEVGSDADIVIWNPQATRTISAKTHYQAVDFNIFEGMTCHGVAEVVIVRGKVCVDEGNVRVAEGQGSFLETPVNPPYVYDALAGRKLEDACNGVKKLDITQNLEIEIPDHSHDTPLMSRDAFMLSGAPALPGDSMPCTPSGRAPRQEGQRNLQDTTFSISEDLDTEHRTCIRVRNPPGGKSSGFW; from the exons ATGGCTGCCGCACCTGTGAAGAAAGTTCCAATTCACCTTCag AGCTCTCAGAACCGCTTGTACATCAAACGAGGGCAAGTTGTGAATCATGACCAAATCTTTTCGGCGGATGTGTACGTGGAGGATGGGGTGATAAA ATACGTGGGACCAAGCGGAGATTTCGTCGTGCCAGGAGGATGCCGTGTTATTGATGCAGCGGGTCGGCTCGTGATACCCGGTGGCATTGATCCACACACGCATCTTCAGGCACCTTTTGGTGGTACTGTGGCTGTGGATGATTTCTATCAGGGCACAAAGGCAGCCGTGGCTGGTGGGACAACCACCATAATTGACTTTGTGCTACCCAACAAGGGGGAATCTCTGCTTGAGGCATACGATCGCTGGCGCTCCTGGGCCGATCCCAAAGTCTGCTGCGACTATGGGCTTCACGTGGCTGTCACATGGTGGGCACCCTCCGTTGCGGAGGAAATGCGAATCCTCTGCGAGGAACGTGGTGTGAATTCCTTCAAGGTGTTCATGGCCTACAAGGGGCTCTATCAGCTCTCAGATCCAGAACTCTATGAGGTCTTTGAGGTTTGTCGCGAACTGGGTGCTGTTGCGCAGGTTCACGCCGAGAATGGGGACATTATTGCCAAGAATGTGGAGAAATTGCTGGGGTCCGGTGTCACGGGGCCCGAGGGTCATGAATTATCGCGTCAAGAGGAGGTTGAAGCTGAGGCCACGTACAGAGCTTGCGTCATTGCCCATCAG GCCAAGAGTGCGGTGTACGTAACGCGAGTCTCCAGCAAATTGGCAGCTGAATCCATATGTAGAGCTCGCCATCAGGGCGTCACGGTCTTTGCGGAGACTCTGGCCCGATCTGTGGGTGTGTCCCTCCATGGAATGAAGACAGCATCACTCCTCTACTACGCCACAAGTCCCCCAATTCGTCAAGATCCGGAAACACCGCGACAGCTCATGCGGCACCTGGCATC GGATGATCTTCAGACGACCGGAAGTGACAATTGCACCTTTAACAAGGAGCAGAAGGAAGTGGGTAAGGGAGACTTCTCCAAAATTCCCAATGGAGTTAATGGTGTTGAGGACCGGATGTCTGTTGTGTGGGAGAAGGGCGTTAATATGGGATTAATTGATCCGAAACGATTTGTTGCCGTCACAAGCACCAATGCGgcgaaaatcttcaatttgtaCCCCAGAAAGGGTCGCATTGAAGTGGGATCGGATGCAGATATTGTCATTTGGAATCCACAG gcTACACGAACAATTTCAGCCAAGACTCACTACCAGGCGGTTGACTTTAACATTTTCGAGGGAATGACCTGTCATGGGGTGGCAGAGGTGGTCATTGTGCGTGGGAAAGTATGCGTAGATGAGGGCAATGTACGTGTTGCCGAGGGTCAGGGTAGCTTCTTGGAGACTCCCGTGAATCCCCCGTATGTGTATGATGCTCTTGCTGGACGAAAGTTGGAGGATGCATGTAATGGCGTGAAGAAGTTGGACATTACGCAGAATCTGGAAATTGAAATTCCAGATCACAGTCACGATACGCCACTGATGTCAAGGGATGCATTCATGTTATCTGGTGCTCCTGCACTGCCTGGCGATTCGATGCCCTGCACTCCGTCCGGACGAGCCCCACGACAGGAGGGGCAGAGAAATCTTCAGGACACAACGTTCTCAATAAGCG AGGACCTCGATACTGAACATCGTACATGCATCCGAGTAAGAAATCCACCAGGTGGTAAATCCTCGGGCTTCTGGTAA
- the LOC129786532 gene encoding dihydropyrimidinase isoform X1, which yields MAAAPVKKVPIHLQSSQNRLYIKRGQVVNHDQIFSADVYVEDGVIKYVGPSGDFVVPGGCRVIDAAGRLVIPGGIDPHTHLQAPFGGTVAVDDFYQGTKAAVAGGTTTIIDFVLPNKGESLLEAYDRWRSWADPKVCCDYGLHVAVTWWAPSVAEEMRILCEERGVNSFKVFMAYKGLYQLSDPELYEVFEVCRELGAVAQVHAENGDIIAKNVEKLLGSGVTGPEGHELSRQEEVEAEATYRACVIAHQTKCPLYVVHVMSKSAGIEVARARARYNNVGIFGETLAATLGSDGRNYYHQCFNHAAGHVLSPPLRPDPTTPEFMMKLLAQDDLQTTGSDNCTFNKEQKEVGKGDFSKIPNGVNGVEDRMSVVWEKGVNMGLIDPKRFVAVTSTNAAKIFNLYPRKGRIEVGSDADIVIWNPQATRTISAKTHYQAVDFNIFEGMTCHGVAEVVIVRGKVCVDEGNVRVAEGQGSFLETPVNPPYVYDALAGRKLEDACNGVKKLDITQNLEIEIPDHSHDTPLMSRDAFMLSGAPALPGDSMPCTPSGRAPRQEGQRNLQDTTFSISEDLDTEHRTCIRVRNPPGGKSSGFW from the exons ATGGCTGCCGCACCTGTGAAGAAAGTTCCAATTCACCTTCag AGCTCTCAGAACCGCTTGTACATCAAACGAGGGCAAGTTGTGAATCATGACCAAATCTTTTCGGCGGATGTGTACGTGGAGGATGGGGTGATAAA ATACGTGGGACCAAGCGGAGATTTCGTCGTGCCAGGAGGATGCCGTGTTATTGATGCAGCGGGTCGGCTCGTGATACCCGGTGGCATTGATCCACACACGCATCTTCAGGCACCTTTTGGTGGTACTGTGGCTGTGGATGATTTCTATCAGGGCACAAAGGCAGCCGTGGCTGGTGGGACAACCACCATAATTGACTTTGTGCTACCCAACAAGGGGGAATCTCTGCTTGAGGCATACGATCGCTGGCGCTCCTGGGCCGATCCCAAAGTCTGCTGCGACTATGGGCTTCACGTGGCTGTCACATGGTGGGCACCCTCCGTTGCGGAGGAAATGCGAATCCTCTGCGAGGAACGTGGTGTGAATTCCTTCAAGGTGTTCATGGCCTACAAGGGGCTCTATCAGCTCTCAGATCCAGAACTCTATGAGGTCTTTGAGGTTTGTCGCGAACTGGGTGCTGTTGCGCAGGTTCACGCCGAGAATGGGGACATTATTGCCAAGAATGTGGAGAAATTGCTGGGGTCCGGTGTCACGGGGCCCGAGGGTCATGAATTATCGCGTCAAGAGGAGGTTGAAGCTGAGGCCACGTACAGAGCTTGCGTCATTGCCCATCAG ACCAAGTGTCCCCTTTATGTGGTACACGTGATGAGTAAATCAGCGGGCATTGAGGTAGCTCGTGCTCGAGCTCGGTACAACAATGTGGGCATTTTTGGGGAGACCCTGGCCGCTACTTTGGGCTCAGATGGACGCAACTACTACCACCAGTGCTTCAATCATGCCGCTGGACATGTGTTGAGTCCACCTTTGCGTCCTGACCCCACCACTCCGGAGTTCATGATGAAACTCCTAGCTCA GGATGATCTTCAGACGACCGGAAGTGACAATTGCACCTTTAACAAGGAGCAGAAGGAAGTGGGTAAGGGAGACTTCTCCAAAATTCCCAATGGAGTTAATGGTGTTGAGGACCGGATGTCTGTTGTGTGGGAGAAGGGCGTTAATATGGGATTAATTGATCCGAAACGATTTGTTGCCGTCACAAGCACCAATGCGgcgaaaatcttcaatttgtaCCCCAGAAAGGGTCGCATTGAAGTGGGATCGGATGCAGATATTGTCATTTGGAATCCACAG gcTACACGAACAATTTCAGCCAAGACTCACTACCAGGCGGTTGACTTTAACATTTTCGAGGGAATGACCTGTCATGGGGTGGCAGAGGTGGTCATTGTGCGTGGGAAAGTATGCGTAGATGAGGGCAATGTACGTGTTGCCGAGGGTCAGGGTAGCTTCTTGGAGACTCCCGTGAATCCCCCGTATGTGTATGATGCTCTTGCTGGACGAAAGTTGGAGGATGCATGTAATGGCGTGAAGAAGTTGGACATTACGCAGAATCTGGAAATTGAAATTCCAGATCACAGTCACGATACGCCACTGATGTCAAGGGATGCATTCATGTTATCTGGTGCTCCTGCACTGCCTGGCGATTCGATGCCCTGCACTCCGTCCGGACGAGCCCCACGACAGGAGGGGCAGAGAAATCTTCAGGACACAACGTTCTCAATAAGCG AGGACCTCGATACTGAACATCGTACATGCATCCGAGTAAGAAATCCACCAGGTGGTAAATCCTCGGGCTTCTGGTAA
- the LOC129786585 gene encoding sialin-like — translation MVWKVNDYLAKVFWRVPARLNIGIMIFMGCFLVYLLRVNMSISILAMVEPQNGEKLPSYGERFHWDAAQQGLLLGADFWGYMISAIPGAYLAERIGAKVVIEFAFVINALITILCPLAAHHGFRSIYAARIVMSFLAGPLFPCFHNLISRWIPPNEKGKYMACLQGGTLGTIFTWQMIGFLVEAIGWPWGGFYIPAIIALIGIGFWIMLVYDSPDKHPRIMPEEKTFIESSLGDALSKKRKVPPYLQVIKSTPFWALLVLHYGSLWGLFFLLAATPKFLSEILNFQIGMTGFYSSLPHAARLISSFVFGTIGDAVGKHKLLTTTQMRKFFCIFSHILPGLCFVGLCFVREPYTCITLLTLAMAFSGASVLTNMQNCQDLAPNFAASIYGILNSISTTSGIVSPLILSYFTQDENTFENWIYVFLIASSIYIGSAIVFAILGSGEIQPWNTIEPEEHGNGEIERNT, via the exons atggtatGGAAAGTGAATGACTATCTGGCCAAGGTGTTct GGAGGGTTCCAGCGAGGCTTAATATTGggattatgatttttatgggaTGCTTCCTCGTGTACCTCCTTCGTGTGAACATGTCAATCAGCATCCTTGCGATGGTTGAGCCACAAAATGGTGAAAAACTGCCCAGCTATGGTGAGAGATTTCATTGGGATGCAGCACAGCAAGGTCTCCTTCTTGGTGCTGACTTCTGGGGCTACATGATATCCGCCATTCCTGGTGCCTATCTGGCTGAGCGCATTGGCGCCAAGGTTGTCATTGAGTTTGCCTTTGTGATCAATGCACTGATCACAATTCTGTGCCCTCTGGCTGCACATCATGGCTTCAGGAGTATTTATGCTGCGAGGATTGTAATGAGTTTCCTAGCTGGCCCTCTCTTTCCCTGCTTTCACAACCTCATCTCGCGTTGGATACCACCAAATGAGAAGGGAAAGTACATGGCGTGCCTACAGGGAGGTACATTGGGAACAATATTTACGTGGCAAATGATTGGATTCCTCGTAGAGGCAATTGGATGGCCATGGGGTGGATTCTACATTCCAGCAATTATTGCTCTAATTGGCATTGGCTTCTGGATCATGTTGGTCTATGATTCTCCCGATAAGCATCCACGAATTATGCCAGaggaaaaaacatttattgaaTCATCTCTTGGGGATGCTTTATCCAAAAAGAGG AAAGTACCACCATATCTGCAAGTGATAAAATCGACTCCTTTCTGGGCACTCCTGGTGCTACATTATGGTAGCCTGTGGGGACTCTTCTTCCTCCTGGCTGCCACACCTAAATTTCTCAGTGAAATTCTCAACTTCCAAATTGGCATGACAGGCTTCTATTCGTCCCTACCCCATGCTGCTCGTCTAATTTCCAGCTTTGTCTTTGGCACCATTGGGGATGCTGTGGGAAAACATAAGCTCCTTACTACCACCCAAATGAGGAAGTTCTTCTGCATCTTCT CTCATATTCTTCCGGGATTGTGTTTTGTGGGGTTGTGCTTTGTCCGAGAACCCTACACGTGCATCACATTGCTGACACTTGCAATGGCCTTTAGTGGAGCATCTGTCCTGACCAATATGCAGAATTGCCAGGATTTAGCACCAAATTTTGCCGCCAGTATCTATGGGATTCTCAATTCAATCAGCACAACATCGGGCATTGTTAGCCCACTCATTCTCTCCTATTTCACCCAGGATGAA AATACTTTTGAGAATTGGATTTACGTCTTTCTCATTGCATCGAGCATTTACATTGGATCTGCCATCGTCTTTGCCATCCTGGGGAGTGGAGAAATTCAGCCTTGGAATACCATTGAGCCAGAAGAACATGGGAATGGAGAGATTGAAAGGAATACGTAG